In Harmonia axyridis chromosome X, icHarAxyr1.1, whole genome shotgun sequence, a single window of DNA contains:
- the LOC123686413 gene encoding ceramide kinase, which produces MTEDVVLLTTFTNAAKKLRVIFHKGVLIWDYEKPPFEQKSVKLENIISVKPDYLKCSHPSQEPELDPYSFTIHYGFREPCGKWKHKSLNLKHTDPLQVTSWIKTLEKQLGDMAQRPKKLLIFINPFGGRKNSMQIYTRYGKPLFEIAGVDVTVNVSQRKDQIRDFLINGSLEMFDSVACVGGDGTVSELFNGLVLRECRNKGIDADNINTPLPSPRLPIGIIPGGSTDTIAYCLHGTTDPTTAVFHIIFGDSVGLDLVSVYNEDQLLKLYASVLSYGYLGDVAYNSDRHRWMGPQRYNYSGFKKLLANNGYQGEVAILTEKNEIPSEKCFENCSTCSNESGEGKVKAQWKTIKGKFFMISGANISCACSHSPNGIAPYSHLGDGNMHLVLVRHGSFFNNLRLLLNLSNKKKHIEELPFVETYSAKEFCFRSLGSTSRWNCDGEIQHQSNIRAKVSRQLLTIFSRGRPEVAETMTKCCGM; this is translated from the exons ATGACTGAGGATGTTGTATTGCTGACCACATTCACGAACGCTGCGAAAAAATTGCGCGTTATTTTTCACAAAGGTGTGCTGATTTGGGATTACGAAAAACCACCCTTTG agcaGAAGAGCGTCAAGCTAGAAAATATCATATCGGTAAAACCTGATTACTTGAAATGCAGTCATCCATCACAAGAGCCAGAGTTGGATCCATACTCTTTTACTATACATTACGGTTTTAGAGAACCTTGTGGTAAATGGAAACATAAAAGTCTGAATTTGAAGCATACTGATCCCCTACAGGTTACATCATGGATAAAGACGTTGGAAAAACAACTTGGAG ATATGGCCCAGCGGCCGAAAAAGCTGCTGATCTTCATAAACCCATTCGGAGGCAGGAAAAATTCCATGCAAATCTACACCCGATATGGAAAGCCACTTTTCGAGATAGCTGGTGTCGACGTTACAGTGAACGTCTCCCAGAGAAAAGATCAAATACGTGATTTTTTGATAAATGGCAGTTTGGAAATGTTCGATTCAGTGGCGTGCGTGGGGGGAGATGGAACAGTTTCCGAACTGTTCAACGGTCTCGTTTTGAGAGAATGCAGAAACAAAGGAATTGATGCTGATAATATCAACACACCACTTCCTAGTCCAAGACTACCCATTGGTATTATTCCag GTGGTAGTACGGATACTATAGCTTACTGTCTTCATGGAACCACAGACCCTACTACTGCagtttttcatataatttttggagATTCTGTCGGTTTGGATTTGGTATCTGTTTATAATGAGGATCAACTTTTGAAACTCTACGCAAGTGTACTTAGTTATGGTTATTTGGGAGATGTAGCATATAATAGTGATAGGCACAGGTGGATGGGACCCCAACGTTATAACTATTCAG GCTTTAAGAAACTCCTAGCAAACAACGGCTATCAAGGGGAAGTTGCGATATTAACTGAAAAAAACGAAATACCTTCAGAAAAATGCTTCGAAAATTGTAGCACTTGCAGCAATGAATCTGGTGAAGGAAAGGTCAAGGCCCAGTGGAAAACTATAAAGGGGAAGTTTTTCATGATTAGTGGTGCCAATATAAGTTGTGCTTGTAGCCACAGTCCCAACGGAATCGCACCTTATAGCCATCTGGGTGATGGTAACATGCATTTAGTATTAGTTAGACATGGTTCATTCTTCAACAATTTGAGACTCCTTCTGAACTTGTCGAATAAGAAAAAACACATTGAGGAATTGCCTTTTGTCGAAACCTATTCAGCCAAAGAGTTCTGTTTTAGATCTCTAGGGTCAACTAGTAGATGGAATTGTGATGGTGAAATACAACACCAATCTAATATTCGCGCCAA AGTGAGCAGACAACTTCTTACCATCTTCAGTAGAGGAAGACCAGAAGTTGCCGAAACTATGACGAAATGCTGTGGAATGTGA